In Barnesiella propionica, a single genomic region encodes these proteins:
- a CDS encoding zeta toxin family protein: protein MRKPVLIVIAGPNGSGKTSVTTKILHHEWIEDCIYINPDIIAQEKFGDWNSKEAVMQSVQYCETLREDCIKEKKSLIFETVLSVRDKVDYIRRAKEAGFFIRLFFVCTSNPTINAARIANRVMKGGHDVPIPKIISRYEKSIANCCVASQFADRTYVYDNSADGAEAKLLFRLTDGEVTKQYVNQIPEWASPILYSE from the coding sequence ATGCGTAAGCCTGTACTTATAGTTATTGCTGGTCCAAATGGTTCTGGAAAAACATCTGTGACGACTAAAATTCTTCATCATGAATGGATTGAAGATTGCATATATATAAATCCGGATATTATAGCTCAGGAAAAATTTGGAGATTGGAACTCTAAAGAGGCGGTTATGCAATCGGTACAATATTGCGAAACTTTACGGGAGGATTGTATTAAAGAGAAAAAAAGCCTTATTTTTGAAACTGTGTTATCTGTAAGAGATAAAGTCGATTATATTCGCAGAGCTAAAGAAGCAGGATTTTTTATCCGTCTGTTTTTTGTATGTACGAGTAACCCTACCATTAATGCGGCACGTATTGCTAATAGAGTGATGAAAGGGGGACATGATGTTCCTATTCCCAAAATCATATCCCGATATGAAAAATCTATTGCCAATTGTTGTGTAGCCTCCCAATTCGCAGACAGAACTTATGTTTATGATAATTCAGCTGATGGGGCAGAAGCAAAATTACTGTTTCGCTTGACTGACGGGGAAGTCACCAAACAATATGTAAATCAAATTCCTGAATGGGCATCACCTATTTTATATAGTGAATAA
- a CDS encoding leucine-rich repeat domain-containing protein has protein sequence MKRIIPLLFFCLCAGACVALQAQGYNAGELAKLRAFLLQPSETAGVTNAEALEIEDMDDPSAWTGITWNEEDDNRVTDIEWSMYGLSGNLDVSGFTELWWLECADNSINSLKFDGDVQLAWLDCENNALTSLDVTTLTALEDLYCSGNDLEKVDLSGCGRLTSFIARETGLTRLDLSGCPELIKVDVTGNKLISLDAASNPSLKELLCNENRLTSITLNGNDKLNNLLCRNNQLTDLELSGCPNVKEVFCDDNLLTELNVNGLLSLESLKCEGNNLVSLDVSGCPALMYLYCGNNRLSRLETGGHVVSASLYCDHNYLTLETLPPTDGIFTYQYAPQNIMELGFGVFSLNKTLDLSAQIRTGNQGGGRTTFAWYSGNKLLQAGEDYTEDNGTFVFTRMQNDSVYCKMSHSKFIAFEFSDRHLTTSSFALQVPSGVTGPGIREAIIYKDDMLQIEAEDAVSDVIIYDMQGRLLAHCTLEGKMLHIPVRAVTPVLLVKLIYSGGSVVMRKVVTN, from the coding sequence ATGAAAAGAATAATTCCACTTCTCTTTTTTTGCTTATGTGCCGGTGCTTGCGTTGCTTTACAAGCGCAGGGATATAATGCCGGAGAGTTAGCCAAGTTAAGGGCTTTCCTTTTACAGCCGTCGGAAACTGCGGGAGTGACAAATGCCGAAGCTCTGGAGATCGAGGATATGGACGACCCGTCGGCGTGGACGGGGATTACCTGGAATGAAGAAGACGATAACCGGGTAACGGATATCGAGTGGAGTATGTACGGCCTTTCCGGAAATCTGGACGTGAGCGGATTTACCGAATTGTGGTGGCTCGAATGTGCCGACAATTCCATTAATTCGTTGAAGTTTGACGGAGATGTGCAGCTCGCCTGGCTCGATTGTGAAAACAATGCATTGACTTCACTGGATGTCACGACCTTGACGGCTTTGGAAGATTTATATTGTTCCGGTAATGATTTGGAAAAAGTCGATTTGTCGGGTTGCGGAAGGCTTACTTCTTTTATTGCTCGGGAAACAGGATTAACCCGGCTGGATTTGTCCGGTTGTCCCGAATTGATAAAAGTAGATGTAACAGGAAATAAGTTAATTTCCCTGGATGCGGCGTCCAATCCTTCTCTAAAGGAGTTGTTATGCAATGAGAACCGGCTTACATCCATAACTCTGAATGGGAACGATAAATTGAATAACCTGCTTTGCAGGAATAATCAATTGACGGATCTGGAGCTTTCGGGATGTCCTAATGTGAAAGAGGTTTTTTGTGATGATAATCTTCTTACCGAATTGAATGTAAACGGTCTTTTATCTTTGGAAAGCCTGAAATGCGAAGGGAATAATTTGGTCTCTCTTGACGTGAGCGGGTGTCCGGCTCTTATGTATTTATACTGCGGGAACAATCGTTTATCGCGGCTTGAAACAGGCGGGCATGTCGTATCTGCGTCGTTGTATTGCGATCATAATTATTTGACATTAGAGACTTTGCCTCCTACCGATGGTATATTCACTTATCAGTACGCGCCTCAGAATATAATGGAATTAGGGTTTGGTGTTTTTTCGTTAAACAAAACGTTGGATTTGAGTGCCCAAATCAGGACCGGGAACCAGGGAGGCGGCCGGACTACATTCGCATGGTATTCGGGAAATAAATTATTACAGGCAGGGGAGGATTATACCGAAGATAACGGGACATTCGTTTTTACCCGTATGCAGAATGACAGTGTTTATTGTAAGATGTCCCATTCGAAATTTATTGCTTTTGAATTCAGCGACCGTCATCTTACGACCTCTTCTTTTGCTTTGCAGGTTCCGTCGGGAGTTACAGGTCCCGGAATAAGAGAAGCTATAATATATAAAGACGATATGCTGCAGATAGAGGCGGAAGATGCGGTTTCGGACGTTATAATATATGATATGCAGGGGAGGTTGCTTGCACATTGTACCCTCGAAGGAAAGATGCTGCATATACCGGTAAGAGCCGTTACTCCGGTATTATTGGTCAAGCTTATTTATTCCGGCGGTTCTGTCGTTATGAGAAAGGTGGTTACGAATTAA